One segment of Gammaproteobacteria bacterium DNA contains the following:
- a CDS encoding PAS domain S-box protein, translating into MNERIVWCLISLWTAIVAVSLAWSWRQVDISVFELARVAAQSHFEKDLVYRRWVAMHGGVYVPPTAETPPNPYLSYFEERDVITTSGKRLTLINPAYMTRQVHELGAERSGVQGHITSLKPIRPENAPDAWERQALQSFERGVEEKVSLETFGGSTYLRFMRPLIMESSCLKCHEAQGYRRGDIRGGISVSVPFAPFLEIERHQHRSLLLGHGVIGVLGVFGLWIGGRRLQQSRGRLLRSLQEAGRLATRDRLLLSSLGEGVYGTDRDGVCIFINPAALALLGYSEEEVIGANQHRLFHARRPDGSVYPSEECPVFQTLRDGQRREIEDAFINKDGQSFPISLLVTPILEQEIIDGAIVSFRDISERRRAEQALTRSSEELRQAQAMAHVGSWRLDIVANELSGSEEAYRIFGVPPYTPLTLDMFIDILHPDDREAVLAAWQAALHGEPYDIEHRIVADGQIKWVRERAEIRLDAHGCPIEGIGTVQDITQQRNTTDRLQTLLDTASDGIHILDEDGNVVEFSQSFSRMLGYAAEETALLNVTDWDAMIPREKLVERLCEFIRAPATFETKHRRKDGSIFDAEINAKGIELGGRSYLYASSRDISERKRIEADLREIRNRLSVVVNTIPDLIWLKDIEGTYLACNREFEAFFGARENKIVGKTDYDFVPKPLADFFRENDRAALESGEVHINEEEVVYRSDGRRAFLETRKVPVADADGRILGVLGIGRDITERKQAEQRAIEANQQLRSALNRLELATKAADIGIWYWDLADNTLTWDERLYGMYAVPDEIRASGLSYEFWQSRCHPDDLPRVEQELAAAVAGDRAFDSAFRILLPDQTVRHIQAAAIVERDESGRAVRMVGINRDITEPKQAEEKIAGLASIVESSSDAIISEDLDGTILTWNRAAEQLFGYTSDEAVGRSITMLIPEERGSEEQTLLAQVRRGEAVPQYETLRRPRGGSDIPVAVTLSPIVDAQDRIVGASKIVRDITERKQAESALQAAKEAADSASRAKSEFIANMSHEIRTPMNAIIGLSGLGLGLPGLSTRLREYLSKIQSSSKALLFIINDILDFSKIEAGRLELDSATFNLEDVLHNVADLFSIGAEQKGVELVFELAPDVPQHLQGDPLRLGQIMNNLVGNAVKFTEAGEVHVKVSCLSSTSSGGEESAKLSFAVRDTGIGISLEQQEHLFKAFQQADGSVTRRFGGTGLGLTISKHLVQRMGGELTLDSELGQGSCFSFVLDLPVAGPPLANRTHAGLHGTHVLVVDDLDTSREMLREILLSWHFKVAEAASGREALERLMQASESPDQAFDLVLLDWMMPQMDGVTVARRVRELVAAGVLPKAPVVMMITAYSRDQLLREIHELPLATILTKPVTPSRLFDAIMDARGGSTQSEPAVETEVGLSERAAPIRGAHVLLVEDNDINQTVARDMLERMGLVVTTAWNGKQALDCLDEGAFDAVLMDLHMPEMDGLEASRRIRVQHRFDRLPIIAMTAAVFEEDRATCEAVGMNAHVAKPIDPQDLLDTLLQWIEPRTEADRLESPRLPAAPDLSVPDLGMSGIDSRQALQRLGGNLNLFHSLLRLLAEEQGDAVEMARAALAAGRRDQAASRLHTLRGVLGNIGAQEAADLALTLERDLKSGTDTGIAEELQRLDRMLQGLFAVVGNYLSGVDEACPRDGDGVPFDLDTDAIATLLQALKEWDLAAVEQFDALYPAIRARLGVDQAQHLRTAMDCLEFSKVEKILADIETQS; encoded by the coding sequence ATGAACGAGCGTATTGTGTGGTGCCTGATCTCGCTGTGGACGGCGATTGTCGCCGTCTCGCTAGCATGGAGCTGGCGCCAGGTCGATATCTCCGTCTTCGAACTCGCCCGTGTCGCGGCGCAATCCCATTTCGAGAAGGACTTGGTCTATCGCCGCTGGGTCGCCATGCACGGCGGCGTCTATGTGCCGCCAACGGCCGAAACCCCACCCAATCCATACCTCTCCTATTTCGAGGAGCGGGATGTGATCACCACTTCGGGCAAGCGCCTTACTCTTATCAACCCAGCTTACATGACCCGCCAAGTGCATGAGTTGGGCGCCGAGCGCTCCGGCGTACAGGGCCATATCACCAGCTTAAAGCCCATTCGCCCTGAAAACGCGCCCGACGCTTGGGAGCGGCAGGCCCTGCAAAGTTTTGAACGGGGCGTCGAAGAAAAGGTCTCGTTGGAGACATTCGGTGGCAGCACTTATTTGCGTTTCATGCGTCCCCTGATCATGGAATCGTCCTGCCTCAAATGTCACGAAGCGCAAGGGTATCGGCGCGGGGACATCCGTGGCGGGATCAGCGTCTCGGTGCCTTTCGCGCCCTTCCTGGAAATCGAGCGCCATCAACATCGCAGCCTGCTGCTCGGCCACGGGGTGATCGGTGTCCTCGGGGTATTCGGCCTGTGGATAGGCGGGCGACGCCTACAGCAGTCCCGAGGCCGGTTGCTGCGCTCGCTGCAGGAAGCTGGGCGGCTGGCGACCAGGGATCGGCTGTTGCTTTCCAGTCTGGGCGAAGGCGTCTATGGCACGGACCGCGACGGGGTTTGCATCTTCATCAACCCTGCGGCGCTCGCCCTGCTGGGCTACAGCGAAGAGGAGGTGATAGGCGCGAATCAGCACCGGTTGTTCCATGCCCGCCGGCCGGACGGCTCGGTCTATCCGAGCGAGGAATGCCCCGTGTTTCAAACCCTGCGGGACGGACAAAGGCGGGAGATCGAAGACGCCTTCATAAACAAGGATGGCCAATCTTTCCCCATAAGCCTCCTGGTCACACCGATTCTAGAGCAAGAGATCATCGACGGGGCTATTGTATCTTTCCGTGACATCAGCGAGCGCAGACGTGCGGAACAGGCGCTCACCAGGAGCAGCGAGGAATTGCGTCAGGCCCAGGCTATGGCCCATGTGGGCAGTTGGCGGCTGGATATCGTCGCGAACGAGCTGAGTGGGTCTGAGGAAGCCTATCGCATATTCGGCGTTCCTCCCTATACGCCTCTCACACTCGATATGTTTATCGATATTTTGCACCCCGATGATCGCGAAGCGGTGTTGGCGGCCTGGCAGGCCGCGCTGCACGGCGAACCCTACGACATCGAGCACCGGATCGTTGCGGATGGGCAGATCAAGTGGGTGCGGGAGCGGGCCGAGATTCGACTCGACGCACATGGCTGTCCGATCGAAGGCATCGGTACGGTTCAGGACATCACACAACAGCGGAACACTACGGACCGGTTGCAAACTCTGCTCGACACCGCCAGCGATGGCATTCATATCCTCGATGAAGACGGCAATGTGGTGGAGTTCAGCCAGTCTTTCTCCCGTATGCTGGGATATGCCGCCGAAGAGACCGCCCTGCTGAACGTAACCGACTGGGACGCGATGATTCCGCGTGAAAAACTCGTCGAGAGGCTATGCGAGTTCATCAGGGCGCCGGCTACTTTTGAGACCAAACACCGCCGAAAGGACGGTTCAATCTTTGATGCCGAGATCAATGCCAAGGGAATCGAGCTGGGTGGCCGCTCCTATCTGTATGCCTCGTCACGGGATATTTCGGAGCGCAAGAGAATAGAAGCGGACTTGCGCGAGATCAGAAACCGCCTTTCGGTCGTGGTGAACACCATACCAGATTTGATCTGGCTCAAGGATATAGAAGGAACGTATCTGGCTTGCAACCGGGAATTCGAGGCCTTCTTCGGCGCCCGAGAGAACAAAATCGTCGGCAAGACCGACTACGACTTTGTTCCCAAGCCTCTAGCGGACTTTTTCCGGGAAAACGATAGGGCAGCCCTTGAGTCAGGCGAGGTACATATCAATGAGGAAGAAGTGGTTTATCGGTCAGATGGGCGCCGCGCCTTTCTAGAGACCCGCAAAGTTCCGGTGGCGGATGCCGATGGCAGGATCCTCGGCGTTCTTGGAATTGGGCGAGACATCACCGAGCGCAAGCAAGCGGAACAAAGAGCAATCGAGGCCAACCAACAATTGCGCTCCGCATTAAACCGGTTGGAGTTGGCCACCAAGGCAGCGGACATCGGTATTTGGTATTGGGATCTCGCCGACAACACGCTGACATGGGACGAACGGCTCTATGGCATGTACGCCGTGCCCGACGAAATCCGCGCAAGCGGTCTTTCCTATGAGTTCTGGCAATCGCGCTGTCACCCCGATGATCTGCCTCGTGTGGAACAGGAGCTGGCCGCTGCCGTAGCGGGTGATCGGGCTTTCGATAGCGCGTTCCGCATTCTGCTGCCCGATCAGACCGTCCGGCATATCCAAGCAGCCGCGATCGTCGAAAGGGATGAGTCCGGGCGAGCCGTGCGCATGGTGGGAATCAATCGCGACATCACGGAACCCAAGCAAGCCGAGGAAAAGATCGCTGGCCTAGCCAGCATCGTCGAGAGCTCGAGCGACGCCATCATCAGCGAAGACCTGGACGGTACGATCCTGACCTGGAACCGGGCGGCGGAGCAGCTTTTCGGATACACATCCGATGAAGCGGTTGGCCGCTCGATCACCATGCTGATTCCGGAAGAGCGTGGCAGCGAGGAGCAGACCTTGTTGGCGCAGGTCCGCCGTGGCGAGGCGGTGCCCCAGTACGAGACCTTGCGCAGGCCACGTGGTGGCAGCGACATCCCCGTCGCAGTGACCCTCTCGCCGATTGTCGATGCGCAGGACAGGATCGTCGGCGCCTCGAAGATCGTGCGCGACATTACCGAGCGCAAGCAGGCCGAATCGGCTCTGCAGGCGGCCAAGGAGGCCGCCGACTCTGCCAGCCGGGCCAAGAGCGAGTTCATCGCCAACATGAGCCACGAGATCCGCACACCCATGAACGCGATCATCGGCCTGTCGGGCCTGGGGTTGGGGCTGCCGGGACTCTCCACCCGCTTGCGCGAGTATCTGAGCAAGATTCAGTCTTCTTCCAAGGCGCTGCTATTTATCATCAACGACATCCTGGATTTTTCCAAGATCGAAGCCGGCCGTCTGGAGCTGGATTCCGCGACTTTCAATCTGGAAGATGTGCTGCACAACGTAGCCGATCTGTTCAGCATCGGGGCCGAGCAGAAGGGCGTGGAGTTGGTGTTCGAGCTGGCGCCCGACGTGCCCCAGCACTTGCAGGGCGATCCGCTGCGGCTGGGACAGATAATGAACAACCTAGTGGGCAACGCGGTGAAGTTCACCGAGGCCGGCGAGGTCCACGTCAAGGTGAGCTGTCTTTCCTCAACGAGTAGCGGAGGGGAGGAGTCTGCGAAGCTGAGTTTTGCTGTACGCGACACCGGTATCGGCATTAGCCTGGAGCAGCAAGAACACCTGTTCAAGGCTTTCCAGCAGGCCGACGGCTCGGTCACTCGGCGTTTCGGCGGCACCGGCCTGGGCCTGACCATCTCCAAGCATTTGGTGCAACGAATGGGAGGCGAGCTGACTTTGGATAGTGAGCTGGGCCAGGGCAGCTGTTTCAGCTTCGTGTTGGACCTGCCCGTAGCCGGACCACCCCTTGCCAACCGCACCCACGCCGGATTGCACGGCACACATGTGCTGGTGGTCGACGACCTGGACACTTCGCGGGAGATGCTCAGGGAAATCCTGCTCTCCTGGCATTTCAAAGTGGCGGAAGCGGCTTCTGGCCGCGAAGCCCTGGAGCGTCTGATGCAAGCCAGCGAGAGCCCGGATCAGGCGTTCGATCTGGTTCTGCTGGACTGGATGATGCCGCAAATGGACGGTGTGACGGTGGCGCGGCGGGTGCGCGAACTGGTAGCAGCCGGGGTATTGCCGAAGGCGCCCGTGGTCATGATGATCACGGCCTACAGCCGGGACCAACTGCTGCGGGAAATACACGAGCTTCCATTGGCCACCATCTTGACCAAGCCGGTAACGCCGTCACGCCTGTTTGACGCCATCATGGACGCGCGGGGTGGTAGTACGCAGAGCGAACCTGCGGTGGAGACTGAGGTGGGTCTGTCCGAGCGCGCCGCGCCGATCCGTGGCGCCCATGTGCTGCTGGTAGAGGACAATGACATCAATCAGACCGTGGCGCGCGACATGTTGGAACGTATGGGACTAGTGGTCACCACGGCCTGGAACGGGAAACAGGCCCTGGACTGTCTGGATGAGGGCGCCTTCGATGCCGTGCTGATGGACTTGCACATGCCGGAGATGGACGGCTTGGAAGCCAGTAGGCGCATCCGAGTCCAGCATAGATTCGATCGCCTTCCCATCATCGCCATGACCGCGGCGGTTTTTGAAGAGGATCGCGCCACTTGCGAGGCAGTCGGCATGAACGCTCATGTGGCCAAGCCGATCGATCCGCAGGACCTGTTGGACACTTTGCTACAATGGATCGAGCCACGCACCGAGGCGGACCGGCTAGAGAGTCCCCGTCTCCCGGCGGCCCCGGACCTCTCTGTTCCCGACCTCGGGATGTCAGGTATCGACAGCCGGCAAGCCTTACAACGCCTGGGCGGAAACCTCAACCTGTTCCATTCCTTGCTGCGGCTGCTGGCCGAGGAACAGGGGGATGCCGTCGAG